One region of Flavobacterium sp. KACC 22763 genomic DNA includes:
- a CDS encoding alkaline phosphatase family protein, with amino-acid sequence MENPNQFDGLETFEHIVVLMLENRSFDNLLGYLYKNDEIPQEKSFDGLYNLNTDYGNPIPTRASSDPGKTSISPSRAANYSMPYPDPGEEYPHVNTQLFNVIIPESNIGKADDKMTSPYNLPVSTTAPSMNGFVNDYENTLRSTYNIENPTYEQYEVIMQCFEPDQIPAMATLAKEFAVFDHWYCSVPSQTYCNRAFWHAASSAGKVINPLGEDGTGFPGIEGDLHDMDSWIKDVWSLPTIFDRMNDNNVSWKVYSPIAPLSLTYIVNGTGEGKDNTHGHLDFFFDLEFGTLPQYSFVEPQFLHKHNDQHPSAVNHELAVGTVKLGDELIREVYDAIKKSPKRDKILFIITHDEHGGCYDHVAPPETVPPTVGMKGECDFTFDRLGVRVPMIMVSSYIQPNTIVNGQFEHASFIKTVCQKWGMDPLTDRDKDPDVLPFTEVFSNQKRTDWPDIPLDMSLKELLPEPDTSGDPLNGLQKAMLNSLLHIEKMKALGHTQREEIQTIGDMMKFIQRFQ; translated from the coding sequence ATGGAAAACCCAAACCAATTTGACGGACTGGAAACTTTTGAGCATATTGTGGTTCTTATGCTTGAAAACCGTTCTTTCGACAATCTATTAGGCTATCTCTATAAGAACGATGAGATACCACAAGAAAAATCTTTTGATGGGCTTTATAACCTGAATACTGATTATGGAAATCCTATTCCGACGAGAGCCAGCAGCGATCCTGGGAAGACAAGTATCTCTCCTTCACGTGCGGCTAACTACTCGATGCCATATCCAGATCCAGGTGAGGAATATCCGCATGTTAATACGCAGCTTTTCAATGTAATCATTCCTGAGAGTAATATTGGAAAGGCTGACGATAAAATGACGTCGCCTTATAATCTACCAGTTTCGACGACTGCACCTAGCATGAATGGCTTTGTCAATGATTATGAAAATACGCTTAGGTCAACCTACAATATTGAGAATCCAACATATGAACAGTATGAAGTAATCATGCAATGTTTTGAGCCTGACCAGATTCCAGCAATGGCGACTTTAGCGAAGGAGTTTGCAGTTTTTGACCACTGGTATTGTTCGGTGCCAAGCCAGACCTATTGCAATCGAGCATTCTGGCATGCTGCAAGCTCAGCGGGCAAAGTTATCAATCCCCTTGGCGAGGATGGAACAGGATTTCCTGGTATTGAAGGTGATCTGCATGATATGGATTCTTGGATAAAGGATGTCTGGTCACTACCTACTATTTTTGATCGTATGAATGATAATAATGTTTCATGGAAGGTCTATTCGCCTATTGCTCCTCTAAGTCTTACTTATATAGTAAATGGGACAGGAGAAGGAAAGGATAATACGCATGGACATCTTGACTTTTTCTTTGATTTGGAGTTTGGAACCCTGCCACAATATTCATTTGTAGAACCTCAGTTTCTTCATAAGCACAACGATCAGCATCCATCGGCAGTGAATCATGAGTTAGCTGTCGGGACGGTAAAATTAGGAGATGAGCTCATAAGGGAAGTATATGATGCTATTAAAAAAAGCCCAAAACGAGACAAGATACTTTTCATTATTACTCATGACGAGCATGGTGGCTGTTATGATCACGTGGCTCCACCAGAAACAGTACCGCCTACTGTAGGCATGAAGGGAGAGTGCGATTTCACTTTTGATCGTCTTGGTGTTCGCGTTCCTATGATAATGGTGTCTTCCTACATTCAGCCAAATACAATAGTCAACGGACAGTTTGAGCACGCGTCATTCATAAAAACGGTTTGCCAGAAATGGGGGATGGATCCGCTGACTGATAGGGACAAGGATCCTGATGTTTTACCATTTACAGAAGTTTTTTCCAATCAGAAAAGAACAGATTGGCCTGATATTCCATTAGATATGAGTTTAAAAGAGTTGCTTCCTGAGCCTGATACTAGTGGCGATCCTTTAAATGGACTTCAGAAAGCAATGCTAAACAGTTTATTGCATATTGAGAAGATGAAAGCTCTTGGACATACCCAACGAGAAGAAATACAGACAATTGGCGACATGATGAAATTTATCCAAAGATTTCAGTGA